The DNA region CGACGAGTTCGTCCGCGCCGAGTCCGTCGAGGTTGCGGTACCCGTACGACTCGGTGAACGCGCCCGAGCGGAGCGTGCCCCCGGCCGACCGCTCGGCGAACTCGGGCTCGCGGTAGCGCGCGGTTAGCACGCCGTCTTCCGAGACGGTCGTCGATAGCAGTTCGGTGTCCCACATCGCGCGGTCGGCGATGGTCTCGCGGAGTGTGGCGTTGGCTCGTAGTCGCGTTGCGGCCTCGGCGTCGGCGACGCGATTGCGGACGACCCACGTCGCGCTGCCGTTCTCGTGAACTCGGACGGTCGCGGTGCTCTCCTCGACCGAGAGGTCGACCCCGCGGTCGGCGGCCGTCTCGGCGAACGAGTCGCCGCACCCGTCGCAGAGCGGCCGCGGCGGTGGACGGGCGTCGGCGACTGGCGCGACGAGCGAGGTCGCGAGGAGGGTGGCGCAAAGGAGGGCGAACCACAGCGGGCGATTCATGTCACCGATGTGTATCGTGTCGGCCAAGAAGGTATCGGAGGCTGAAACGACCGCTGCACCTTCGCTCGTGTGGGACGGATGCTGACTCTCGGTGGGAGAAATCCTTAATTCTTAGACAGGAGAGCACGAATACGATGAACGTCGGCAAAGTCCTCCAGTCGAGTCGCTTCTCGACAATCGACCCCGCGGTAGCAGTCGCGCTCCCGATCGCCGTCGCGCCGTTCGGCTACCTCGTCGGATATCTGTTCGTCGTCCACCTCGTCGCCTCCGAGGCGGAGGCCGTCTGGCTGACGACCGTCGTAGCGACCACCCTGGCATTTCTCGGCTACTCGCTCGCGTTCGACACCGATTCTGGACCGGACCGCTAAGCCCCGAACCTCCATCCCTTCGGGCATCGTCCACCGCGTATGGTCGCCGCTCACGAACCGCTCGAACGCCTCGACACCGGTCTCTGGACCTACCGCGAACCGCTGCGCTTCTTCGGCCTCGAAATCGGCCGCGTAATGGTCGTCGTCCGCCTCTCAAGTGGCGGTCTGTTCGTCCACTCGCCGGCCGAACTGACCACCGACCTCCGCCGGGCGTTGGCCGAACTCGGCGACGTACGGTTCGTCGTCCCGGCGAGCAAACTCCACGGTCACCTGTACATGGAGCAGTACCGCGAGGCGTACCCGCGCGCAGAGTTACTGGCTGCGCCGGGACTCGACAAGCGGCGAACCGACCTGGATTTCGACGGTCTCCTCGGCGGAACGTCCGACCCGCGGTGGAGCGCCGACCTCGACCAGACGGCGTTTCTCGGTCACCGCTGGCTCTCCGAAATCGAGTTCTACCACCGCCCGAGTCGAACGCTGATCCTCGGCGACGTCTGCTATCACGTTACTGCCGACGCACCGTTTTTCACCCGCCTCGCCGCTCGTTTCGCCGGAATCTACGGCCGCCTCGCAATGCCGCCGGACCTCCGTAGGACGATAGTAAACGAGGCGGCGGCGCGGAACTCGGTCCGAAAAATGCTCGCGTGGGAGTTCGACCGAGTGCTCGTCGGGCACGGGTCGGTGGTAGAGTCCGAGGGACGCGCGGCCGTTCGCGAGGCGTTCGACTGGTTGCTCTGACGCGTCGAAACGGACGAAGTTATAGGCTGCCGACCACCATCACCGGTTATGCACTGCGGCCGGTGCGGCACGCCGTTGGAGAAACCCGGAGACTACTGTCTGACCTGCCGCACCGGCAACTGCGACGCCGTCGTCCTCGACTGTTCGCGCGACCGCGCGACGCTCACGTTTCTCGACGAAGAGACCATTATCGGCGAGACGACGGTGACGACGATGCCCGAGACGGGCGAGGAGTCCGGCGTCGTCGAACTGCGGAACTTCGCCGGGCGCGTCGCCGACGAGATCCGGCGCAAGCGCCCCGAGACGGTGTACGCCGCGGGCGACCGCGAGGTCATCCGCGAGACGCGCGCGCAACTGCACTACGAGTTCTACCGCGTCCGCGACGGCGACCCCGTCGAGGCCGTACTGGAGAGCCGCGGCGAACGCACGCTCGAAGTCGTCGAGGCGTCGCCGGGCGAGAAACTCGGCGGGTCGCACACGACGCTCATCGGCGGGCGAAACGGTCGCAAGGCCATCGGCGTCGTCGCCGGCCACCCGCACGTCAAGAAGATCGTGCCCGGCCCCATCGACGCCGGGGGGAAGGGGTCGCGGACGAGCCTCCGCGCGAAGGTGACGCGCGCCGACGACAACGGCAACGTCCGCCTGCTGTTGCGTGACGGGTCGAGCGTGCAGGAGAACCGCGTGGTGACGACGGCGATGGACAGAGAGACGGGCGAACGCGTCCGCGACGACCTGAACGAGGCGCTCGTCGACGCGGAACTCCGATCCGCAGACTGAACTCGGGTGACGGGACTGTGGTCAGTCGGCGGCGGACGACGCCGGACGACACCGGGCGACGCCGGACGACACCGGACGACACCGGGCGACGCCGGACGACACCGAGGCCGTGGTCAATCGGCGGTGCCGTCCCGCGTCTCTCGGTCCGTCGTCCGGTCGGTCGACGACGGATTCGCGGAATCGCCGTCCGACACCGTGTTCTGCAACAGCGTCTGGAGTCCGCGGCGGAGGCGCTCGGACACCGCCTGTCCGGAGACGTCGAATTCGTCGCCGAGATCGGCGAGCGAACACCGGCGCGGTACCTCGAAGTAGCCCGCGTCGACGGCCTCGGTCAACACGTCGCGTTGGGCGTCGGTGAGACCGTACTGTCCCTGCCCGCGAGTCGACGCGCGGTAGAGTCGGTGGAGCCGAAACGAGAGTCCGGTGTCGATACAGCGCTGGCGGTACGCCGAGACGGACGCCCGGTTGGGAAACTGCATCCGGAGCGACCACCCGTCGGCGTTGGCCTCCGCGGCGAGCATCACCGCGTCCAGTTCCGTGCGGATGTAGTACGTCGAGGCGTCGGCGCCTTCGGGGCTGAGCGTGATGCGGTACTGTCGCCAGTCGTCGGCCTCGTCGAGGACGTCGGCGTCCGCGACGGTCGGGTCGTCGTCGAGCGCCGCGTGGAACGTGGCGAGACCGTCACCCGTGGCTCGAACCTGCAGGAGGACCGTCCCGCACTCCCGCGCGTACTGCTGGTCCAGCGCGACGGTGACGCCCGGAGCGCTCGTCAACGTCGTTTCGAGGATCGACGTCGAGAGGGTGAGTTCGGCGATGAGCATCTGTCGTTCGACTCGGTTCTACGAACGTATAGTAGACGATTCGCTAAAAATGCATCGTACGGCCGTCGAAAATACGCCGCCCGCTCGGTCGATCTGCTCGAATCAAAAAAAAAAGCGGAGCGGCTACCGCAACTCTTCGACGGCTGTGAGGTCGACCCAGTCGTGGAGTATCGGACTCTCCGTCTGCTCGACGGTGCCCTCCTGTTCGTCGTACGAGAGCGCGCCGATATCGTCGAGCTTCGGCAGGTGGACGTGTCGGAGCGACACCAGCAGACTCCGGAAGTGGTCGGGTTCGACGCTCTCCCGACAGTCGACCTCCCACGCGGTCATCGTGTCGGCGATGTCGTACACGTCGACCTCCTCCCCGTTCACCTGGTGAAGGTAGTACAGCACGTCGCGACGGCGACGGTTCGAGAGCGCTTCGAACGCTTCGTCCAGGCGCGCGCGGTCGACGGTCGTAGACGGTGCGTGTGTCGGATGGTCGCTCTGGCGTCCGAGCGTGTGGTTGTTGCACATGGTGAGGTGAGCACCCGGGAATACTCCCAGCGCGGGTAGAAACCGGCGCCACATCGTTCAAACTGTGGCGCTTTCACAGCCATGGTTTTATATGAACGATAGCGCCATCCAGGAAGAGTCGCGAGGAGATACGTTCCGGCCGGAGGTGGACTCGTAGGCTTTATCTGTCCGCTCGGGATAGTTGCCACCACTATGGCCGACAATAAGGCACGACAGACCGGTAGCTCGGGCCGCTTCGGCGCGCGCTACGGTCGCGTCGCGCGCAAGCGGGTCTCCGACATCGAATCCGAGATGCGAAACGCCAGCGTCGACGGCGACGACGTCAAACGCCTCGGTACGGGCATCTGGGTCAACAAAGAGACCGGCGAGAAGTTCACCGGCGGCGCGTACCGCCCCGAGACGCCCGGCGGACGCTCCGTCCGGCGCTCCATCCGCGCAGCGCTCGACGAAGACGAATAGTTCTACAAATGAGTTACAAATGCTCCCGCTGTAAGCGCGACGTCGAACTCGACGAGTACGGGGGCGTCCGTTGTCCGTACTGCGGTCACCGCGTACTCCTGAAGGAACGCGCCCGCGTCGTCAAAGAAGTCGACGTGAAGTGACCGGCGGCTAGTGTCGCATCTGAGCGTTCTCCGCTTTTCGTACCCCGACGAGCGACGCGCCCGTATCGTCGAACGGAGCGTCCGCGTCGAAGTCGGCGAGATCGACGACGAGCGGTCGCACGCGAGCGTCGCGAGAGAGGGCGACACCGTCGAAGTACGGGTCGAAGCCTCGGACCTCGTCGCGCTTCGCGCGGGCATCAACTCGTGGACCCGGATGGTCGCCGTCGCAGAGCGCGTGTCGGGACTGGGGGTCGCCGACCCGCAGACGGGAGAATAAATACGGGGCTTTTTCAGTCCAGCGCACATCGGACCGACTATGCAAGGAAATCTACCACCGGAAGCGCAGGAGAAGCTCGAAGAACTGCAGGACCTTCAGGAGACCGCACAGCGCGTCGGCACGCAGAAACAGCAGTCCGAGAGTACGCTCTCGGAGTCGAAGACGGCGCTCGAAGCGCTCGACGACATCGACGAGGACGCGACGATGTACCGCGAAGTCGGCGAACTGCTCGTCGAGACCGAGTACGACGAGGCCCGCGAGCAACTCGAAGACCGCGTCGAGAGCCTCGAGATTCGCGTCGAGCAGCTCTCGAAGCAGGAAGAACGCGTGCAGGACGAGTTCGAGAGTCTGCAGACGGAGCTCCAGCAGATGCTGCAGGGCGGCGGCGCGGGCGGTCCCGGCGGGATGGGCGGCCCCGGTGCAGGCGGCGCGTAGATGAGCGCCGACGTCGAACCAAGCGACGACGAAATCGTCGAAACGGCCGCCGACGCCGCCGAGGGCGTCATCTTCGCTCACTACAGCCAGTCAGCGGTGCGTGACATGGACGTGACGGTCACGTTCGAGGACGGCGTCTTGGACGTGGACGTGTATCTGAACGCGCCCGACGACGACGTCGACCCCGAAACCGTCGCCGACGAGGCCGCGCTGGCGGCGCGCGACGCCGTCGACGGCCTGTTCGCCGCGACCGAGTCGTCGAGCGAGTGACGCCGCCGTTTCGGTTTTTCTTTCCGACGGTATCGCGGAGGGGAACAGCTAAGCGGCAGTAGTGTTAATAGTTACCACATGGCTATCAGAGGGCGAGGTGGAACGACGGCGCTGGACAAACTGCGGTCGCACTACGACCGAGTCGACCTGCGGTGTCCTCGGTGCGGCTACGAGGACAGCGACGGCCGGTGGACCGCCCGGACGAGCGGTTCGCAGGTGCTCTACCGACACGTCTGTCCGAGCTGCGGCGAGATTCGGACGCGGACGCTCCGACTCGGCCGGTGAGCGGGGACTGACGGCCGACGCCGCGGTCGGCAGTCGCCGAGCGCTCGCCGCATCTTCCGAGCTATCCTACCGCAATCGAGAGAGATTCTACTGTTCGACAGACTCCAATCGACGGCTAGTGTAGTGCTCCCGAAAGGGTCACGTCTACCTCTGCAGTTGCATACCGGTTAAACGTCTCCATGTGGTAGCTGTGGTACCGATGAGATGTAAGAGCCGATTACGGGTGAAAAGACACCCAATATCCGAGTCGACGAGAAGCCGAGCGCACGAATCGGGCCTCGTCGACGTCTACTGTTCGAATTCGACCATGAAGACCGTCTCGAGGAGGGATAGATACGATGACGACAGTGTTCGTTACGGACGGCCAGAGTCGTAGCGCTCTCGCCGTCGTCCGGTCGCTCGGCCGCCACGGCGTCCGCGTCGTCTGCGGCGATTCGACCCGGTTCGCGACCGCCTTCACGTCGAAACACGTCGACGAGTGCACCCTCTACCCGGACCCGAATACTCGTCCGGCCGCCTTCGTCGGGACGCTCGTCGACTACCTCCGCGACAACGACGTCGACGTACTGTTACCGGTCGGCCACGAGTCGACGCGACTGGTGAACCGGTCGCGGGAACTGCTGGCCGAGCACACCAACGTTCCAGTCGCCGGCAGGGAGGAGTTCGATCGGTTCGTGCGGAAGGACTTCGTGATGAGCCAGGCCGAGAAATTGGACATCCCGCATCCGCGAACGGTGTTCCCCGAGAGCGTCGACGAGGCGTGCGAACTGGTCGAGACGCTCTCGTTTCCGGTAGTCGTCAAACTCCCATCCGAGGCTGGGTCGAAGGGACTGCAGTACGTCGAGGAGCCGGCGGCGTTCCGCGAGACGTTCCTCGAAGTGTATCGGGGTGGAGAGATGCCCATCGTTCAGGAGCGGATTCCGAGCAACGGACAGGGGATGGGTGCGGCGTTTCTGCGGTGGGACGGCGAGATAAAAGCTCGGTTCGCGTACCGACGGCTGCGGGAGTTCCCGCCCAGCGGCGGGCCCTCGACGCTCCGCGAGAGCATCCACGACGAGCGACTGTTCGAGGCGGGCGAGACGCTGCTCGACGACGTCGACTGGCAGGGCGTCGCGATGGTGGAGTTCAAGAACGACCCGCGGACGGACACGCCGAAACTGCTCGAGGTGAACCCGCGATTTTGGGGTTCACTCCACCTGCCGTACCGGTGTGGCGTCGAGTTCCCGTGGTTGTTGACGCAGTGCGCGCTCGGAGAGGACCCCGAACCGGTGACGACGTATCCCACGGGAGTCCGGTGTCGCTTCCTCCTGCCGGGCGACGTGCTGAACCTGCTCAGTCGACACGACAGGGCGGCGGTTCGCGAGTTCTTCCCCATACGAGAGGAGGGGACGTACTTCGACATCCTCGACCGGTCGGACCCGCTGCCGACGCTCGGTCGACTCGCGGCGATCGCTCGCTACTCGGTCGACTACGACATGTGGCGCTACGCTATCGTTCGGTGAGGCGAACGAGTAACGGCCTCGGCCGTCGTTCGAGAGGACGCGGACGAGGGAAGGAGAACCGAGATGAACGAGTTCGAAGGCGATCGGAGCAGTAGCATATACGTTACCAGATTGACAGACTCCGAAGCGACCGACCGCGCGCTCGTCGGTGGCAAGGCCGCGAACGTCGCCCGACTCGTCACCGCCGGGTTCACGGTGCCCGACGGGTTCTGCGTGACGACCGAGACGTATCGCGAGCTAGTGGACGACGAGGCGATACGGGCGTCGATTCGGGCGCTATCGCACGTCGACCCGACGAACGCGACTGCGCTCGCTGACGCGGCGACGACCCTGCGAACACAGATTCGAGCGCAACAGTTCTCTCCGACGGTCCGGGACGCTATCGAGCGAGCGGCGGCGGAGACTGCCAACGGAGTCGGTGAGGCGTTCGCGGTCCGGTCGAGCGCGACGGCCGAGGACCTCCCCGACGCCTCGTTCGCCGGGCAGCAGGAGACGTACCTCAACGTCCGGGGGAGAAACGAACTCGTCGACCGAGTCCGCGACTGCGTAGCGAGTCTGTTCACCGACCGCGCCATCGCCTACCGCGCGAAAAACGAGATCGCACACGAGGGCGTCTCCATCGCCGTCGTCGTCCAGCGAATGGTCGACGCCGACGTCTCCGGCGTCCTGTTCACCGCCGACCCGGAGACGGGGAACCGCCGGGTCGCCGCCATCGAAGCCGGCGTGGGTCTCGGCGAGGCGCTGGTGTCGGGCGAGGTGACCGCCGACGCCGTTCGAGTCGACAGACGGACCGGAGAAGTTCTCGACTACGAAGTCGGCGAGAAAGCGGTCGCAGTCCGACCGGTCTCCGGCGGCGGAACGGCGCGCGTCGAACTCCCGTCCGACGAACGGAGCCAGCGTGCGCTCTCCGACGACGAGGTGCGGACGCTCGTCGAGGTCGGCGCCGACATCGAGGCGCTGTTCGGACAGCCACAGGATATCGAGTGGTGCTTCGCCGACGGCCACCTGTACGTCCTCCAGTCGCGACCCATCACCTCGCTGTTTCCGGTGCCGTCGCCCGCACCGACCGACGACCGTCTCCACGTCTACTACAGCGTCGGCCACGCGCAGGCGTTGCCCGAGGCGATGCCGCCGCTTGTCAGAGACGTGTGGCTGTCGTACGCGCAGTCGTCGCTCGCGGCGTTCGGCCTCGAGTCCGACGAACCGTGGGGCGTCGAAGCCGGTGGGCGCGTCTACGCAGATATCACGCGGGCGCTCCGCATCGATGCGCTCCGCGACGACGTTCCCCGATTTCTCGGCGCGGTGAGTGAGCCGATGTCGGTCGCGCTCGACGACCTACTGGCGCGCCGCGGTGACGAGTTCCGGACCGAACGGTCGCGGCGAGAGTCGGTCGCGTCTCTCCCTCGTACCGCAAAGAGCGCACTCACGGGCGTTCGACGAGGGTTCCCCTTGATCCGACTCATGGTGTCCGGCTTCTTCGGCGCGTTCGTCGGCGAACCGAACCCGCCGAGCTACGAGGAGGCGCTGTGGACCGTCTGGGGCGTCGAGACGGTCGAGGAGATACAGCACACAGAGCCCCTCAGAGACCGAGTTCGCGAACCGTTCGACCTCTTCGCTTCGGTCGACCGCTTCGGGTCGCTCCCGCGAATCGGCCCACTGTACGCGGCGCTCGTCGTCGACAGTTGGCTTCGGCATCGGTTCTCAGCCGTCGCTGCCGACGACGTGAACGCCGTCGGTCGAGGGTTTCCGAACGAACTGGTGACGCGACTCAATCTCGGCCTCGGCGACCTCGCGGACCTCGCGCGCGAGCACCCCGCTGTCGCCGACGCGCTCCGGGAGGGTGCGTCGCTCGACGACCTTCGACGGTACGAGGGCGGCGACGCGTTCCGAGACGCGTTCGACGACTACCTTCGCGAGTTCGGTCACCGCGCGACCGGCGAGATAGATCTCAGCCGACCGCGGTGGCGCGAGGACCCGTCCGGACTCCTCGCGACGGTTCGAGCGAACCTCGAACACGGCGAGAGCGGCGAACACCGCGAGCATCTCCGAGAGATGCAGGCCGAGGCCGAGCGCGCGGCCGAGCGACTCGAAGACCGGGTCGATCACGGGATTTTGGGTCCGGTTCGCAGACGAATCCTCAGGCAGCTACTCCGGACCTACCGCGGCTACATCCAGACGCGGGAGTATCCGAAGCAGGGGACCGCGTACATGTTCACGGCGTGGCGCGAGGTGCTTCTCGAAGCGGGCGAGTCGCTCGTCGCCGACGGACAGTTAGACGAAGCCGACGACGTCTGGTTCCTCCGGCGGGACGAACTGTTCGCCGCCTTGGCGGGCGAGTCGCTCTCGGTCGACATCGACGCCCGGCGCGCGACGTTCGAGCGACACGCGGCGATGGACGCGCCGCCGATTCTGACCAGCGAGGGCGAAGCACCCACTCCCACCGTCGCCCGCGACGACGTTCCGGCGGGCGCACTCGTCGGGACGGGCGTCTCCGGGGGCGTCGTCGAGGGCGTCGCCCGCGTCGTCCGCGACCCGACCGTCGAGACCATCGAGCGGGGAGAGATTCTCGTCGCCCCCTCCGCGGACCCCGGGTGGACGCCGCTGTTTCTCAACGCGGCGGGGATGGTCGTCGAAGTCGGCGGCCGGATGAGCCACGGCGCGCTCGTCGCCCGCGAGTACGGTATCCCCGCGGTGGTGTCGGTGCCGCGTGCGACTCGGACCGTGCAAACGGGCCAGCGAATCCGCGTGGACGGGACGCGAGGAATCGTCGAGTTCGTCGACTGACGGCAGTCAGGCGAGAAAGAAGATGAGAACGCTCACGAGAATCGTCGTGCAGGCGATGGCCGCGGCGAACGCGCCGCCCATCGAGACGGCGACGTTGGCGTGGCTGGCAAGTGTCTCCGTGCGGTCGTTGCCGAAGACGGTCACCTCGGCGTGTTCGACGGCCATCCCGGACTCGACGGGTTCGCAGTCGGCGACCGCCTCCGAGACGAGACGCCGAATCAGCGACCGAAGTTCGTCGTGGTCGATGACCGCACCGACCTGGTTGTCCGCCTTCACCGTGTTGACGATGTGCGTGTCGGTGGTCATCACCTCGGCGGTGTCGACGAGCGGTCCGCCGCCGTCGCCGACAGGGTCGGTGGTGTCGTCGGCGTCAGAGGCGTGGTCGGCGTCGCTTGCGCGTCCGCCGTCGCTTCGGGCCGCCGTGACGACGGCAGGTTCGTCGGCCACCGTCGAGTCGACGCTCGTGCAGAGGTCCGAGATGATTTCGTCGCGCAGGCCCGGTTCCATGTTGTTGCCGTCGACGAGCACGTAGGCGGTCGTCTCTCCGTGCACTTCGGAGACGGCGACGCGGATTCCGAGCGGACCGATGCCGTCGCGCGGCGTCCAGTCGGTCGGGTCCGAGGCGACGCCGAGTGTGAGCAGGCCGCCCTCGGCGTCGGCGAGCGCCCGTCCGACCGCTCCGGCACCGTGAATCATGTCGAACGAGCGCCGACTGCCGGGGGTGACGTGACCGAGGTCCGGCCCCTCCAGCCCGTTGTTGCTGTTGTGCGCGTCGACGAGCAGTACGTTGTCGAGTCCGCTGGTCCGTGCCTCCGTCGCCGCCGAGAGGCCGACCGAGTACTCCACGTCGTCGGCGAAGTTCGGTGCGAACGTCGAGACGACGAGCGCGTCGTCGCCGAAGCGCTGTCCGACGAGTTTCGCCTCGCCGGAGTCGACGCGGACGCTCGCGCTGGCCTCGGCGCTGTATTCGATGCGTTCGTGGGCGTTCTCGGCGGCTTCGAGGATGGTGTCGACCTCGCGTTCGGTGACGAGGTTGAAGTCGTGTCCGGCCGTCGCGTGCGGCGGGAACGCGAGCCCTTCGGTGCGGCGGGCGACGCGCTCGGGGAAGTTGCCGCCGCCGATCTCGCCCATCGGTCCGGGGTGAATCATCGGGAGGACGAACTGGGCTTTCTCCTCGCCCTCGCCGTCGCGAAACGCCAACACGGTGACGGGGACGACCGCCTCCTGACCCAGTTGCTCGAAGAAGTCCTCCAGTTCGCGGGAGCCTTCGGCGATGTGGCCGATGAATCCGCGGATGAAGTCGAGCACCGAGACGCCGAGGCTGTTGCGCCACGGCCGGTCGATGACTTCGAGGAAGGCGTAGACGCTCATCGCGTAGATGACGCACATGACGCCGAGGAGGACGAAGTGGTCCGGTGTGAGCGCCGACAGCACG from Haloprofundus halobius includes:
- a CDS encoding DUF4336 domain-containing protein is translated as MVAAHEPLERLDTGLWTYREPLRFFGLEIGRVMVVVRLSSGGLFVHSPAELTTDLRRALAELGDVRFVVPASKLHGHLYMEQYREAYPRAELLAAPGLDKRRTDLDFDGLLGGTSDPRWSADLDQTAFLGHRWLSEIEFYHRPSRTLILGDVCYHVTADAPFFTRLAARFAGIYGRLAMPPDLRRTIVNEAAARNSVRKMLAWEFDRVLVGHGSVVESEGRAAVREAFDWLL
- a CDS encoding DUF2103 domain-containing protein, with product MHCGRCGTPLEKPGDYCLTCRTGNCDAVVLDCSRDRATLTFLDEETIIGETTVTTMPETGEESGVVELRNFAGRVADEIRRKRPETVYAAGDREVIRETRAQLHYEFYRVRDGDPVEAVLESRGERTLEVVEASPGEKLGGSHTTLIGGRNGRKAIGVVAGHPHVKKIVPGPIDAGGKGSRTSLRAKVTRADDNGNVRLLLRDGSSVQENRVVTTAMDRETGERVRDDLNEALVDAELRSAD
- a CDS encoding helix-turn-helix domain-containing protein produces the protein MLIAELTLSTSILETTLTSAPGVTVALDQQYARECGTVLLQVRATGDGLATFHAALDDDPTVADADVLDEADDWRQYRITLSPEGADASTYYIRTELDAVMLAAEANADGWSLRMQFPNRASVSAYRQRCIDTGLSFRLHRLYRASTRGQGQYGLTDAQRDVLTEAVDAGYFEVPRRCSLADLGDEFDVSGQAVSERLRRGLQTLLQNTVSDGDSANPSSTDRTTDRETRDGTAD
- a CDS encoding DUF7344 domain-containing protein, with protein sequence MCNNHTLGRQSDHPTHAPSTTVDRARLDEAFEALSNRRRRDVLYYLHQVNGEEVDVYDIADTMTAWEVDCRESVEPDHFRSLLVSLRHVHLPKLDDIGALSYDEQEGTVEQTESPILHDWVDLTAVEELR
- a CDS encoding 50S ribosomal protein L37ae; this encodes MADNKARQTGSSGRFGARYGRVARKRVSDIESEMRNASVDGDDVKRLGTGIWVNKETGEKFTGGAYRPETPGGRSVRRSIRAALDEDE
- a CDS encoding DNA-directed RNA polymerase subunit P, which produces MSYKCSRCKRDVELDEYGGVRCPYCGHRVLLKERARVVKEVDVK
- a CDS encoding KEOPS complex subunit Pcc1, with the protein product MSHLSVLRFSYPDERRARIVERSVRVEVGEIDDERSHASVAREGDTVEVRVEASDLVALRAGINSWTRMVAVAERVSGLGVADPQTGE
- a CDS encoding prefoldin subunit beta, with the translated sequence MQGNLPPEAQEKLEELQDLQETAQRVGTQKQQSESTLSESKTALEALDDIDEDATMYREVGELLVETEYDEAREQLEDRVESLEIRVEQLSKQEERVQDEFESLQTELQQMLQGGGAGGPGGMGGPGAGGA
- a CDS encoding DUF3194 domain-containing protein, which produces MSADVEPSDDEIVETAADAAEGVIFAHYSQSAVRDMDVTVTFEDGVLDVDVYLNAPDDDVDPETVADEAALAARDAVDGLFAATESSSE
- a CDS encoding HVO_0649 family zinc finger protein; amino-acid sequence: MAIRGRGGTTALDKLRSHYDRVDLRCPRCGYEDSDGRWTARTSGSQVLYRHVCPSCGEIRTRTLRLGR
- a CDS encoding ATP-grasp domain-containing protein, yielding MTTVFVTDGQSRSALAVVRSLGRHGVRVVCGDSTRFATAFTSKHVDECTLYPDPNTRPAAFVGTLVDYLRDNDVDVLLPVGHESTRLVNRSRELLAEHTNVPVAGREEFDRFVRKDFVMSQAEKLDIPHPRTVFPESVDEACELVETLSFPVVVKLPSEAGSKGLQYVEEPAAFRETFLEVYRGGEMPIVQERIPSNGQGMGAAFLRWDGEIKARFAYRRLREFPPSGGPSTLRESIHDERLFEAGETLLDDVDWQGVAMVEFKNDPRTDTPKLLEVNPRFWGSLHLPYRCGVEFPWLLTQCALGEDPEPVTTYPTGVRCRFLLPGDVLNLLSRHDRAAVREFFPIREEGTYFDILDRSDPLPTLGRLAAIARYSVDYDMWRYAIVR
- a CDS encoding PEP/pyruvate-binding domain-containing protein; amino-acid sequence: MNEFEGDRSSSIYVTRLTDSEATDRALVGGKAANVARLVTAGFTVPDGFCVTTETYRELVDDEAIRASIRALSHVDPTNATALADAATTLRTQIRAQQFSPTVRDAIERAAAETANGVGEAFAVRSSATAEDLPDASFAGQQETYLNVRGRNELVDRVRDCVASLFTDRAIAYRAKNEIAHEGVSIAVVVQRMVDADVSGVLFTADPETGNRRVAAIEAGVGLGEALVSGEVTADAVRVDRRTGEVLDYEVGEKAVAVRPVSGGGTARVELPSDERSQRALSDDEVRTLVEVGADIEALFGQPQDIEWCFADGHLYVLQSRPITSLFPVPSPAPTDDRLHVYYSVGHAQALPEAMPPLVRDVWLSYAQSSLAAFGLESDEPWGVEAGGRVYADITRALRIDALRDDVPRFLGAVSEPMSVALDDLLARRGDEFRTERSRRESVASLPRTAKSALTGVRRGFPLIRLMVSGFFGAFVGEPNPPSYEEALWTVWGVETVEEIQHTEPLRDRVREPFDLFASVDRFGSLPRIGPLYAALVVDSWLRHRFSAVAADDVNAVGRGFPNELVTRLNLGLGDLADLAREHPAVADALREGASLDDLRRYEGGDAFRDAFDDYLREFGHRATGEIDLSRPRWREDPSGLLATVRANLEHGESGEHREHLREMQAEAERAAERLEDRVDHGILGPVRRRILRQLLRTYRGYIQTREYPKQGTAYMFTAWREVLLEAGESLVADGQLDEADDVWFLRRDELFAALAGESLSVDIDARRATFERHAAMDAPPILTSEGEAPTPTVARDDVPAGALVGTGVSGGVVEGVARVVRDPTVETIERGEILVAPSADPGWTPLFLNAAGMVVEVGGRMSHGALVAREYGIPAVVSVPRATRTVQTGQRIRVDGTRGIVEFVD
- a CDS encoding DUF2070 family protein, with product MTATQSNLAGLSRFIFRAPSWYASLGFALLIAAIAGVGAFDSGLRDGTWRGLFFVGKDAWEGIFFVGIPTVVASVATTGVDRFFGGRLTPNRSSLLALACEIVLVGLLTVAAILAVLTSLDQRFVYDVLVVALASIFALRLLVIIAVSRSSILVASIPASIQTLASAFLLFIYSGTLSYLEVGGPILDAYLMPYFSRSAQAPDVLSALTPDHFVLLGVMCVIYAMSVYAFLEVIDRPWRNSLGVSVLDFIRGFIGHIAEGSRELEDFFEQLGQEAVVPVTVLAFRDGEGEEKAQFVLPMIHPGPMGEIGGGNFPERVARRTEGLAFPPHATAGHDFNLVTEREVDTILEAAENAHERIEYSAEASASVRVDSGEAKLVGQRFGDDALVVSTFAPNFADDVEYSVGLSAATEARTSGLDNVLLVDAHNSNNGLEGPDLGHVTPGSRRSFDMIHGAGAVGRALADAEGGLLTLGVASDPTDWTPRDGIGPLGIRVAVSEVHGETTAYVLVDGNNMEPGLRDEIISDLCTSVDSTVADEPAVVTAARSDGGRASDADHASDADDTTDPVGDGGGPLVDTAEVMTTDTHIVNTVKADNQVGAVIDHDELRSLIRRLVSEAVADCEPVESGMAVEHAEVTVFGNDRTETLASHANVAVSMGGAFAAAIACTTILVSVLIFFLA